From a region of the Halolamina sp. CBA1230 genome:
- a CDS encoding cyclopropane-fatty-acyl-phospholipid synthase family protein: protein MADPYGRAIRDFHRDEQDEPLIDRDGDESRDHAIEEYYFGEHTPEEWFEPRVDGPLLDIGAGAGRDALYFQERVETVALEVSEHLVTVLEERGVENARLGDMFALREQFGRDRFQAALAVGTQIQLAPSDHALREFLADLAHVTTPDGVALLHGYDPEAAVEEDVFACRSDPTSGIAHRVYHSEYEGEVGETLLFRLCSVDRLREATVGTAWHVADSRQEDVTWLAVLEKDE, encoded by the coding sequence ATGGCTGACCCCTACGGCCGGGCCATCCGTGACTTCCATCGGGACGAGCAGGACGAGCCCCTGATCGACCGCGACGGCGACGAAAGCCGTGACCATGCGATCGAGGAGTACTACTTCGGCGAACACACGCCGGAAGAGTGGTTCGAACCCCGCGTCGACGGGCCGCTGCTGGATATCGGCGCCGGCGCGGGACGGGACGCACTGTACTTCCAGGAGCGCGTGGAGACGGTCGCACTCGAGGTGAGCGAGCATCTCGTGACGGTGCTGGAGGAGCGCGGTGTCGAGAATGCGCGGCTGGGCGACATGTTCGCGCTCCGGGAGCAGTTCGGCCGGGACCGCTTCCAGGCGGCGCTCGCGGTGGGGACGCAGATCCAGTTGGCGCCCTCCGATCACGCGCTCCGTGAGTTCCTCGCGGATCTCGCCCACGTCACGACGCCCGACGGCGTCGCCCTGCTACACGGCTACGACCCCGAAGCTGCGGTCGAGGAAGACGTGTTCGCCTGTCGCTCGGACCCCACGTCCGGGATCGCTCACCGCGTCTACCACAGCGAGTACGAGGGCGAGGTAGGTGAGACGCTCCTGTTCAGGCTGTGCAGCGTCGACCGCCTCCGCGAGGCGACCGTCGGCACCGCGTGGCACGTGGCCGACAGCCGGCAGGAGGACGTGACGTGGCTGGCAGTGCTGGAGAAGGACGAATAG
- a CDS encoding uracil-DNA glycosylase family protein, with protein sequence MNDGLCVESCERCPALVESRSRIVNGVGPADADLLFLGEAPGQQEDEGGEPFVGRSGDVLDEALRDAGLARSDVRITNCVRCRPPENRDPHKEELANCRSYLEREIETVDPELVVTLGKVPSEHLLDRDVAVTKEAGEVQDARIGDRSQRVLLSVHPAATLYDASQRDTFADAIARAAELAGVADGESGQSRLGDY encoded by the coding sequence ATGAACGACGGCCTCTGCGTGGAGTCCTGTGAACGCTGTCCCGCGCTTGTCGAGTCACGGAGCCGCATCGTCAACGGCGTCGGGCCGGCAGACGCCGACCTCCTCTTCCTCGGCGAGGCGCCGGGCCAGCAGGAGGACGAGGGTGGCGAGCCGTTCGTCGGCCGCTCGGGCGACGTGCTCGACGAGGCGCTGCGGGACGCGGGACTCGCCCGCTCGGACGTCCGGATCACCAACTGCGTGCGTTGCCGGCCGCCGGAGAACCGCGACCCCCACAAGGAGGAGCTAGCGAACTGCCGGAGCTACCTCGAACGCGAGATCGAGACCGTCGATCCGGAGCTGGTGGTCACGCTCGGGAAAGTGCCCAGCGAGCACCTGCTCGATCGCGACGTGGCGGTGACGAAGGAGGCCGGCGAGGTGCAGGACGCCCGGATCGGCGACCGCTCCCAGCGCGTCCTGCTCTCGGTCCACCCCGCGGCGACGCTGTACGACGCTTCACAGCGCGACACGTTCGCGGACGCTATCGCCCGCGCCGCCGAACTCGCCGGCGTCGCCGACGGCGAGAGCGGGCAGTCCCGGCTGGGCGACTACTGA
- a CDS encoding dipeptidase, with the protein MLPIIDGHNDTLLAATSDRAGGAFLDSEDAVLDSEDADSESEADDDTSDGHLDLARAEKAGLAAGIFAAFVPNEEELEDWSELPPAVDAERARRIVDEQFETLHSWAAATDRFRVIGDIDDLDACLAGDAVGGIPHIEGAGAVDPDLVNLDSLYETGLRSLGLVWSRPNAFAHGVPFEHDATPDIGPGLTEAGFDLVDACEERGIVVDLAHLNAAGFWDVAETVDAPLVVSHAGAHGVSPASRNLTDDQLDAVADSGGIVGCTFGTAHLRPDGQRGTDASLSTLLDHVAYFADRMGVEHVGLGSDFDGATVPEAVGDVTGLRDVLDGLEDRGFDRAEREAIASGNWRRVLEAWWA; encoded by the coding sequence GTGCTCCCCATCATCGACGGCCACAACGACACGCTGCTTGCGGCGACCAGCGACCGCGCTGGCGGCGCGTTTCTCGACAGCGAGGACGCAGTCCTTGACAGCGAGGACGCCGACAGCGAGTCGGAGGCCGACGACGACACCAGCGACGGCCACCTCGACCTCGCCCGCGCCGAGAAAGCAGGGCTCGCGGCCGGGATCTTCGCCGCGTTCGTCCCCAACGAGGAGGAACTGGAGGACTGGAGCGAACTCCCGCCGGCAGTCGACGCCGAGCGCGCCCGCCGGATCGTCGACGAGCAGTTCGAAACGCTCCACAGCTGGGCCGCCGCGACCGATCGCTTCCGCGTGATCGGCGATATCGACGACCTCGACGCCTGTCTCGCCGGTGACGCCGTCGGGGGGATTCCCCACATCGAGGGCGCTGGAGCCGTCGATCCCGACCTTGTAAATCTTGACTCGCTATACGAAACCGGCCTGCGATCGCTCGGGCTCGTCTGGTCGCGCCCCAACGCCTTCGCTCACGGCGTCCCCTTCGAACACGACGCGACGCCGGACATCGGGCCGGGGCTGACCGAAGCCGGGTTCGATCTGGTCGACGCGTGTGAGGAGCGGGGGATCGTCGTCGACCTGGCCCACCTGAACGCCGCGGGGTTCTGGGACGTCGCCGAGACCGTCGACGCGCCGCTGGTGGTCTCCCACGCCGGCGCCCACGGCGTCTCGCCGGCGTCGCGGAACCTCACCGACGACCAGCTCGACGCCGTCGCCGACAGCGGCGGGATCGTCGGCTGTACGTTCGGCACGGCCCACCTCCGCCCGGACGGGCAGCGCGGGACGGACGCCTCGCTGTCGACGCTGCTCGACCACGTCGCGTACTTCGCCGACCGGATGGGCGTCGAACACGTGGGGCTGGGGTCGGACTTCGACGGCGCGACCGTGCCCGAGGCCGTGGGCGACGTGACGGGGCTCCGCGACGTGCTCGACGGGCTGGAGGACCGGGGGTTCGACCGCGCGGAGCGGGAGGCGATCGCGTCCGGGAACTGGCGGCGGGTGCTCGAGGCGTGGTGGGCGTAG
- a CDS encoding DUF58 domain-containing protein, with the protein MRPTPRFWHTVALAGVLAGLGVLAERPAGMLGGGVLGAWLLTSQYTALTEFRAVGERLDVTVDPVREAVVVDESVSVTASISLASPTQSRIEATVRTPPGAALDDDTETTVVLEPGETTATTTFTCSFPVAGEFDYPPVSVTIRSHNGTVTETLPVDADQRLRVDPRRPRNLHIGQGGDRVDAYGEHAAGSGPSGLVPEEIRQYVTGDTLDRIDWKATARLRSPHVREFETETDRKTIIAVDHSERMNHGPEGRTMLDYAREVGLGHARAAESFNDPLGFYAIGDEGITVRQRPTTAPLGYRHIRNALHDLEPTAVGEHSPADRGRDRLARPADARSTARRLAGDDSSFSETVSPFLADTDAYVQRIESDPLFEGIRRILAETDGQIWLVLLTTDARRDRIRDAASLVASEGGTLSLFLTPQVLFDADSMDDLSVAYDRYASFESFRRSVDRGPRTEVYEMGPGDRLDAILAARRRARQ; encoded by the coding sequence ATGCGTCCCACACCCCGATTCTGGCACACGGTCGCACTGGCCGGCGTGCTGGCGGGGCTGGGAGTTCTCGCAGAGCGCCCGGCCGGTATGCTTGGCGGCGGCGTGCTGGGCGCGTGGCTACTCACCAGCCAGTACACCGCACTCACAGAGTTCCGCGCCGTCGGTGAGCGGCTCGACGTGACAGTCGATCCGGTTCGTGAGGCTGTTGTCGTCGACGAATCAGTCTCGGTTACCGCCTCGATCTCGCTTGCTTCGCCGACGCAGTCACGGATCGAAGCAACCGTCCGCACCCCACCAGGAGCAGCGCTCGACGACGATACGGAAACGACCGTCGTGCTCGAACCGGGCGAGACAACCGCCACGACCACGTTCACGTGTTCGTTCCCGGTCGCGGGCGAGTTCGACTATCCGCCGGTATCGGTGACGATCCGGAGCCACAACGGGACGGTCACCGAGACACTACCAGTCGACGCTGATCAGCGCCTCAGAGTCGACCCACGGCGCCCACGGAACCTCCACATCGGCCAGGGCGGCGACCGTGTCGACGCCTACGGCGAGCACGCAGCCGGGAGTGGCCCCAGCGGACTCGTCCCGGAGGAGATCCGTCAGTACGTCACTGGCGACACGCTCGATCGGATCGACTGGAAAGCGACCGCCCGGCTACGGTCCCCTCACGTCCGGGAGTTCGAAACCGAGACGGACCGGAAGACGATCATCGCCGTCGACCACAGCGAGCGGATGAATCATGGGCCAGAGGGACGGACGATGCTCGACTACGCCCGAGAGGTCGGACTCGGTCACGCGCGGGCGGCGGAGTCGTTCAACGATCCGCTCGGGTTCTACGCGATCGGCGACGAGGGGATCACCGTCCGACAACGCCCGACGACCGCCCCGCTTGGCTACCGGCACATCCGGAACGCGCTTCACGATCTCGAGCCGACAGCTGTCGGGGAGCACTCGCCCGCCGATCGCGGCCGTGACCGCCTCGCACGTCCCGCCGATGCCCGGTCGACCGCACGGCGACTGGCTGGCGACGACTCCTCATTCAGTGAGACGGTCTCCCCTTTCCTCGCCGACACCGATGCGTACGTCCAGCGGATCGAGTCCGACCCCCTGTTCGAAGGCATCCGCCGCATCCTTGCTGAGACTGACGGACAGATCTGGCTGGTGTTGCTCACGACCGACGCACGTCGGGATCGGATCCGCGACGCCGCGTCGCTGGTCGCCAGCGAGGGGGGAACGCTCTCGCTGTTCCTCACCCCTCAGGTACTGTTCGACGCTGACTCCATGGACGACCTGTCCGTGGCGTACGACCGATACGCGTCGTTCGAGTCGTTCCGGCGAAGCGTCGACCGCGGGCCCCGGACTGAAGTGTACGAGATGGGACCGGGCGATCGGCTGGATGCGATCCTCGCTGCTCGACGGCGCGCGCGGCAGTGA
- a CDS encoding AbrB/MazE/SpoVT family DNA-binding domain-containing protein: protein MQGGDEVIVHEDEEGRIVVEKAVTTDDLAEGYRVRSEQMADLASELEGVSAEADSTLGDVPEWES, encoded by the coding sequence ATCCAGGGTGGCGATGAAGTCATTGTCCACGAGGACGAGGAGGGACGGATCGTCGTCGAAAAGGCAGTTACGACGGACGACCTCGCGGAGGGATACCGCGTTCGGTCCGAACAGATGGCCGATCTCGCTTCCGAACTCGAGGGTGTGTCCGCAGAGGCCGATTCGACTCTCGGCGACGTGCCCGAGTGGGAGTCGTAG
- a CDS encoding type II toxin-antitoxin system PemK/MazF family toxin, translating to MDVHRGDIVIVELNPTRGSEQRGTRLCLVIQNDIGNANAPTTIVVPFTTSFDDRLYPFEVLVQADESPLSEDSVAPCSQIRTVSISQRITENIGSIPADRMREVDDSLAYSLCIQ from the coding sequence ATGGACGTCCACCGTGGTGACATTGTCATCGTCGAACTGAATCCGACTCGCGGGTCGGAACAGCGTGGAACCCGTCTGTGTCTCGTCATCCAGAACGACATCGGGAACGCGAACGCGCCGACAACCATCGTTGTCCCGTTCACGACATCCTTTGACGACCGCTTGTACCCGTTCGAGGTACTGGTTCAAGCCGACGAAAGCCCACTCTCAGAGGACTCTGTCGCACCCTGTAGTCAGATTCGTACCGTCTCTATCTCGCAGCGGATTACGGAGAACATCGGATCGATCCCCGCGGATCGGATGCGTGAGGTCGACGATTCGCTCGCGTATTCGCTGTGTATTCAGTAG
- a CDS encoding RNA-guided endonuclease TnpB family protein — protein sequence MEVRRTVPVKLDVTDEQADLLQETIDEFLWAANYVVDAAWDGEWAETRKSVLHEMTYDEVREQTRLHSNHVQSARDRAVDALDSVVATWANGEYASLPTFTTPFCEYNQRNATFHDDHASLSTVDGRVTVEYVLPDENRDTPHSEYLCSDEWETTGATLHSRRGDFYLHVRTKADVDDPDPAENGTILGVDLGVENIAVTSTGVFWAADELTHWRQEYVERRTSLQECGTRWAHENVQAVGRKETGRFEQYLHRVANELVAEAARNGCTVIAFENLTGIRDRMPNARQFHEWAFRRLHEYVSYKANERGIHVEQVNPKNTSRRCSSCGFTHADNRPSQETFCCQSCGYENHADYNAAKNIGYRLLRNQTGGEGGAPVGVRLNTGMLNANGVKPLPDSARAGVHGESPRL from the coding sequence ATGGAGGTCCGCCGCACCGTCCCGGTCAAACTCGATGTGACCGACGAACAGGCGGACCTGCTTCAGGAGACGATTGACGAGTTCCTGTGGGCCGCGAACTACGTCGTAGACGCCGCGTGGGACGGCGAATGGGCTGAAACCCGCAAGTCCGTCCTCCACGAGATGACCTACGACGAGGTACGCGAGCAGACGCGACTCCACAGCAACCACGTGCAATCGGCTCGTGACCGTGCTGTCGATGCGCTCGATAGCGTGGTCGCCACGTGGGCGAATGGTGAGTACGCCTCGTTGCCGACGTTTACGACGCCGTTTTGTGAATACAACCAGCGCAACGCCACCTTCCACGACGACCACGCGTCGCTGTCCACTGTCGATGGGCGCGTCACCGTCGAGTACGTCTTGCCCGACGAGAACCGTGACACGCCCCACTCGGAGTACCTCTGCTCCGACGAATGGGAGACGACCGGCGCGACACTCCACTCTCGCCGTGGCGACTTCTACCTCCACGTCCGAACAAAGGCGGATGTGGACGATCCCGACCCAGCCGAGAATGGAACGATTCTCGGCGTGGATCTCGGGGTCGAGAACATTGCCGTCACCTCGACCGGCGTGTTCTGGGCTGCTGACGAACTCACCCACTGGCGACAGGAGTACGTCGAACGCCGCACATCGCTCCAAGAGTGTGGAACGCGGTGGGCCCACGAGAACGTGCAAGCGGTTGGGCGCAAGGAGACGGGCCGGTTCGAGCAGTACCTTCACCGAGTTGCGAACGAACTCGTCGCGGAAGCCGCTCGGAATGGCTGTACGGTAATCGCCTTCGAGAACCTGACGGGTATCCGTGATCGGATGCCAAACGCCCGTCAGTTCCACGAGTGGGCGTTCCGCCGCCTGCACGAGTACGTCTCGTACAAAGCCAATGAACGCGGTATCCACGTCGAACAGGTGAACCCGAAGAACACATCGCGACGGTGTTCGTCGTGTGGGTTCACGCACGCGGACAACCGCCCGTCGCAGGAGACGTTCTGTTGTCAGTCCTGTGGGTACGAGAATCACGCGGACTACAACGCGGCCAAGAACATCGGCTACAGACTCCTTCGCAACCAAACTGGGGGCGAAGGAGGCGCACCCGTAGGTGTGCGCTTGAACACCGGGATGCTGAACGCGAACGGGGTCAAACCCCTGCCGGATTCGGCTAGAGCGGGAGTCCATGGTGAAAGCCCACGGCTTTAG
- a CDS encoding MoxR family ATPase, with protein sequence MTDPAGFHAAIREEVSGVLIDNEDVVRGISIAALTGGHVLLEGVPGVAKTTIANLFARASGLEYNRIQMTPDILPADITGTHIYREQTGEFDLQRGPVFANVVVADEINRATPKTQSALLEAMQEGTVTIEGDTLSLPDPFMVIATQNPIEMEGTFALPEAQRDRFQLKLTVDLPGREMERELFDRFDAEPDIGPDTIEQVVSSDELTAARSVVADVHVAEPVREYILDLVRATRDSSDVEHGASPRATLAFLNTAKAAAAIDGREYVIPDDVKDLAHPVLRHRLVLSTDAELGGESVDDLVDEFIASVPVPDDAEADTAQPTTDRATDD encoded by the coding sequence ATGACTGATCCGGCTGGGTTCCACGCTGCCATCCGCGAGGAGGTGAGCGGCGTGCTGATCGACAACGAGGACGTCGTCCGCGGCATCTCGATCGCGGCGCTGACCGGCGGCCACGTGCTGCTCGAAGGGGTTCCCGGCGTCGCCAAGACGACGATCGCGAACCTGTTCGCCCGGGCGTCGGGCCTCGAGTACAACCGGATCCAGATGACGCCGGATATCCTCCCTGCGGACATCACCGGCACCCATATCTATCGGGAGCAAACCGGGGAGTTCGATCTCCAGCGCGGCCCCGTGTTCGCCAACGTCGTCGTCGCCGACGAGATCAACCGGGCGACGCCGAAGACCCAGAGCGCGCTGCTCGAAGCGATGCAGGAGGGGACGGTCACCATCGAAGGGGATACGCTCTCGCTCCCGGACCCGTTCATGGTGATCGCCACCCAGAACCCGATCGAGATGGAGGGCACCTTCGCGCTGCCGGAGGCCCAACGGGATCGCTTCCAGCTCAAACTCACCGTCGATCTTCCGGGCCGTGAGATGGAGCGCGAACTGTTCGATCGCTTCGACGCCGAGCCCGATATCGGCCCGGACACGATCGAGCAAGTGGTGTCGAGCGACGAGCTCACGGCGGCTCGTTCCGTCGTCGCCGATGTCCACGTCGCCGAGCCGGTCCGGGAGTACATCCTCGATCTCGTGCGCGCGACGCGAGATTCGTCGGACGTCGAGCACGGCGCCTCCCCGCGGGCGACACTCGCGTTCCTCAACACCGCGAAGGCCGCCGCGGCGATCGACGGCCGGGAGTACGTGATCCCCGACGACGTGAAAGACCTTGCCCACCCCGTACTGCGCCACCGACTCGTGCTCAGCACCGACGCCGAGCTCGGCGGCGAGAGCGTCGACGACCTGGTCGACGAGTTCATCGCTTCGGTCCCGGTGCCGGACGATGCTGAGGCCGACACGGCACAGCCTACGACTGATCGGGCGACCGACGACTGA
- a CDS encoding DUF4350 domain-containing protein: MADWLPERWSLPQLLLVALALSVVLSGAVAASTSQSAFGAYNAGWNGASELRGLASDQGAEPTVALNTSEYETVDPTGTVAVILSPNEPYSERDRARVADFVASGGTLVVAEDFRPHSTPILERLGVETRFDGAPLRDEQEYYRSPALPVAANVSDHPATTGVDALTLNHGTSLQVNASANNTTVLVSSSEFAYLDRDRDGELDDDEQLASRPVAVRESVGNGTVYVVSDPSLFINAMLDRPGNDQFARNLLSAERALLDYSHKTGQPPLVRAVLVLRDSPLWQLSLGLFAVGAVVWSGRLRRRLAALSERFSRDDAPSEELALADADPEEVIAYLSREHPDWDETRLRRVMRGVIRGDKRTEHDD, translated from the coding sequence GTGGCCGACTGGCTTCCCGAACGGTGGTCCCTTCCCCAGCTCCTACTCGTCGCGCTTGCGCTCTCGGTCGTCCTCAGCGGTGCCGTCGCCGCGAGCACCTCCCAGAGCGCGTTCGGCGCCTACAACGCAGGCTGGAACGGTGCCAGCGAGCTCCGCGGACTCGCGAGCGACCAGGGTGCCGAGCCGACCGTCGCACTGAACACCTCCGAGTACGAGACCGTCGACCCCACCGGCACGGTCGCGGTGATCCTCTCCCCGAACGAGCCCTACTCCGAACGCGATCGGGCCCGTGTTGCTGACTTCGTCGCTTCGGGTGGCACGTTGGTCGTCGCGGAGGACTTCCGCCCCCACTCGACGCCGATCCTCGAACGCCTCGGCGTCGAGACGCGGTTCGACGGCGCCCCGCTGCGTGACGAGCAGGAGTACTACCGCTCGCCGGCGCTCCCGGTTGCGGCCAACGTGAGCGATCACCCCGCGACCACGGGTGTCGACGCGCTCACCCTCAACCATGGAACGAGCCTCCAGGTGAACGCATCGGCGAACAACACGACCGTCCTCGTTTCCTCTTCGGAGTTCGCCTACCTCGACCGCGATCGTGACGGCGAACTCGACGACGACGAACAGCTTGCGAGCCGCCCGGTCGCGGTCCGGGAGTCCGTCGGTAACGGGACCGTCTACGTCGTTTCGGATCCGAGCCTGTTCATCAACGCCATGCTCGACCGGCCGGGCAACGATCAGTTCGCCCGGAACCTCCTCTCTGCCGAGCGTGCCCTGCTTGACTACTCCCACAAGACGGGGCAACCCCCGCTCGTGCGTGCAGTGCTCGTGCTGCGGGACAGTCCACTCTGGCAGCTCTCACTCGGCCTGTTCGCCGTCGGTGCGGTGGTCTGGAGCGGTCGTCTTCGCCGCCGGCTCGCCGCGCTCAGCGAGCGGTTCAGCCGCGACGATGCGCCAAGCGAGGAGCTCGCGCTCGCTGACGCCGACCCGGAGGAGGTGATCGCGTACCTCTCCCGAGAGCATCCCGACTGGGACGAGACGCGGCTCCGGCGCGTGATGCGAGGTGTTATACGGGGTGACAAGCGAACGGAACACGATGACTGA
- a CDS encoding metal-dependent hydrolase, translating into MLPWGHAAVGYLGYRLYTFLRHRRPPAGSTVLALAIGTQFPDLIDKPLSWTFGVLPSGRSLGHSLLVFAVVAAVLFAVARDRSARTQTALFAFGFGWVSHMFSDGYTVLLGRDTCVNYLLWPLAACPYSESGRSIIPFLLNVEFTGTTQIGVGLAVVAGIVWLLDGAPGVWLLLRRGRDQLR; encoded by the coding sequence ATGCTCCCGTGGGGTCACGCCGCGGTCGGCTATCTCGGCTACCGGTTGTACACGTTCCTCCGCCATCGGCGCCCACCAGCTGGCAGCACCGTGCTCGCACTCGCGATCGGCACGCAGTTCCCGGACCTCATCGACAAACCGCTCTCGTGGACGTTCGGCGTGCTCCCCTCTGGGCGGAGTCTCGGACACTCGCTGCTGGTGTTCGCCGTCGTTGCGGCGGTTCTCTTCGCAGTCGCCCGTGACCGCTCAGCGCGAACGCAAACGGCGCTGTTCGCGTTCGGGTTCGGCTGGGTCAGTCACATGTTCTCGGACGGCTACACCGTGCTGTTGGGGCGAGACACCTGTGTGAACTACCTCCTCTGGCCGCTGGCTGCCTGTCCGTACAGCGAGAGCGGCCGCTCGATCATCCCGTTCCTGCTGAACGTGGAGTTCACGGGGACGACCCAGATCGGTGTCGGGCTCGCGGTCGTCGCCGGCATCGTCTGGCTGCTCGACGGCGCGCCTGGGGTGTGGCTCCTGCTTCGTCGCGGGCGGGATCAGCTGAGATAG
- a CDS encoding ABC transporter permease, with amino-acid sequence MTGRIRGALARVRAVIGIAFAQLRHDRTRTVLSVLGITLAVLATTLLGGVGIGVVETGEEQFDASGRDLWVTGGPIKLAPGTVGGFENTVVNAHELSAAIESREDVKTAVPMAFQTVYVSTDEENWETLVGTGAPARGGSVQVTEGQQFQHKDIHYADGNYTGPMTHEVIIDQRTAAMFNVSVGDTLHIGGTISNARANEFTVVGISPTFSRFLGTATVTLHLSELQEVTGTTATDRASLITVDLVDGADPDAVAREIEREHPEYEVRTNREQLEATLERQAVVLASGGSLVVLAVLAGITLTANLMVSVVYQQRRELAALKALGSRTRTLVGVVVVQAVFLGVVGGLLGVAATIPLGMGLDAVAASIVGFENVVRTPTWVLGAGVAVAVPISLIGAAVAGWQVSRLSPVDGLR; translated from the coding sequence ATGACGGGCCGGATCCGCGGTGCACTCGCCCGCGTTCGTGCCGTCATCGGCATCGCGTTCGCCCAACTTCGTCACGACCGGACTCGAACCGTCCTCTCCGTCTTGGGGATCACGCTGGCGGTGCTCGCGACCACGCTGCTCGGTGGCGTCGGAATCGGTGTCGTCGAAACCGGCGAGGAGCAGTTCGACGCGTCCGGCCGCGACCTCTGGGTCACGGGTGGCCCGATCAAACTCGCGCCCGGGACCGTCGGCGGGTTCGAGAACACTGTCGTCAATGCCCACGAACTCAGCGCGGCCATCGAGTCCCGTGAGGACGTCAAGACAGCCGTCCCCATGGCGTTCCAGACGGTGTACGTGAGCACTGACGAGGAGAACTGGGAGACGCTCGTGGGTACCGGCGCACCCGCTCGCGGTGGCAGCGTGCAGGTCACCGAAGGCCAGCAGTTCCAACACAAGGATATCCACTACGCGGACGGGAACTATACCGGGCCGATGACCCACGAGGTGATCATCGACCAGCGGACGGCCGCGATGTTCAACGTCTCCGTGGGTGATACGCTCCATATCGGCGGCACCATTTCCAATGCGCGGGCCAACGAGTTCACCGTTGTCGGCATCTCGCCGACGTTCTCGCGGTTCCTCGGCACGGCGACAGTGACGCTGCACCTCAGCGAACTGCAGGAAGTGACTGGAACGACCGCAACGGATCGCGCATCGCTGATCACGGTCGATCTCGTCGACGGCGCTGATCCCGACGCAGTCGCTCGCGAGATCGAACGCGAGCACCCGGAGTACGAGGTCCGAACCAACCGTGAACAGTTGGAGGCGACGCTGGAGCGACAGGCGGTCGTCCTCGCCAGCGGCGGGAGTCTCGTGGTCCTCGCGGTGCTCGCGGGTATCACGCTCACGGCGAACCTGATGGTGTCGGTGGTGTACCAGCAGCGCCGCGAACTGGCCGCTCTCAAAGCGTTGGGCTCCCGGACGCGGACACTCGTTGGCGTCGTGGTCGTTCAGGCGGTGTTCCTCGGCGTCGTCGGCGGGCTCCTCGGCGTCGCCGCAACGATCCCACTGGGAATGGGGCTTGACGCCGTCGCCGCCTCGATCGTCGGCTTCGAGAACGTGGTTCGGACGCCGACGTGGGTCCTCGGCGCCGGCGTCGCGGTTGCCGTCCCGATCAGCCTCATCGGCGCCGCTGTCGCCGGGTGGCAGGTCTCCCGGCTCTCACCGGTTGACGGCCTTCGGTGA